One stretch of Jiangella gansuensis DSM 44835 DNA includes these proteins:
- a CDS encoding aldo/keto reductase, whose product MLKTAPLGRTDMSITRVGFGAWAIGGGDWAFAWGEQDDAESVAAIRYAVEAGINWIDTAAVYGLGHSEEVVARALKDLPAADRPYVFTKGGLVWDEADRQRPSRRVGAAASLRRDVESSLRRLEVERIDLFQMHWPAEDGTPVEEYWQTFQDLLDEGKVRAVGLSNHGVQQLETAESIGHVDSLQPPFNLIRRDAAGDVIPWAAEHDTGVIVYSPMASGLLTGAFSEQRAAALGSDDWRSRSADFTGDGLRRNLALVDALRPVAERKDVSVAALAVAWTLSFSGVSGAIVGARRPGQIDAWLPAADLELDSTDLDDIAAALSVHGVGSGPPRP is encoded by the coding sequence ATGCTGAAGACCGCACCACTGGGCCGCACTGACATGTCCATCACCCGCGTCGGGTTCGGAGCCTGGGCCATCGGCGGTGGCGACTGGGCATTCGCCTGGGGCGAGCAGGACGACGCCGAATCCGTCGCGGCCATCCGGTACGCCGTCGAGGCCGGCATCAACTGGATCGACACCGCCGCGGTGTACGGGCTCGGCCATTCCGAGGAGGTGGTCGCGCGGGCGCTGAAGGACCTCCCGGCGGCCGACCGGCCCTATGTGTTCACCAAGGGCGGCCTGGTCTGGGACGAGGCGGACCGGCAGCGGCCGTCGCGCCGGGTGGGCGCGGCAGCCAGCTTGCGCCGCGATGTCGAGAGCTCGTTGCGCCGCCTCGAGGTCGAGCGCATCGACCTGTTCCAGATGCACTGGCCGGCCGAGGACGGCACCCCGGTCGAGGAGTACTGGCAGACGTTCCAGGACCTCCTCGACGAGGGCAAGGTCCGTGCCGTCGGCTTGTCCAACCACGGCGTGCAGCAGCTGGAAACCGCGGAGTCGATCGGCCACGTCGACTCGCTGCAGCCGCCGTTCAACCTGATCCGGCGAGACGCCGCCGGCGACGTCATCCCGTGGGCAGCAGAGCACGACACCGGCGTCATCGTCTACAGCCCGATGGCGTCCGGACTGCTCACCGGCGCGTTCAGTGAACAGCGCGCCGCCGCCCTCGGCAGCGACGACTGGCGTAGCCGCAGCGCGGACTTCACCGGCGACGGACTGCGTCGTAACCTCGCGCTGGTGGACGCGCTGCGCCCGGTCGCCGAGCGCAAGGACGTCTCCGTCGCTGCCCTCGCCGTCGCTTGGACGCTCTCGTTCTCCGGGGTCAGCGGCGCCATCGTCGGAGCGCGCCGCCCCGGCCAGATCGACGCCTGGCTGCCGGCCGCGGACCTGGAGCTCGACAGCACCGACCTCGACGACATCGCGGCGGCGCTCAGCGTCCACGGTGTGGGAAGCGGCCCGCCGCGGCCCTGA
- a CDS encoding dihydrofolate reductase family protein has product MRKLIESTFVALDGSIGAPHVWGAPYWDEDHAGYATTLLFDSDALLLGRRTFESFAEVWPMRAGAGDAYVDRINALPKYVASQTLKGEQSWNGTVIDGDLADGVAALKEQPGENILKFGTGSSDKTLLENKLVDEYHFWVHPVIAGGDDERLGDGFDVSHLKLVDQKPFPSGIVVLVYAPK; this is encoded by the coding sequence ATGCGCAAGCTCATCGAATCGACGTTCGTTGCTCTCGACGGCAGCATCGGCGCCCCGCACGTGTGGGGGGCGCCGTACTGGGACGAGGACCACGCGGGCTACGCCACCACGCTGCTCTTCGACTCCGATGCTCTCCTGTTGGGGCGGCGCACCTTCGAGAGCTTCGCCGAGGTCTGGCCGATGCGGGCCGGTGCCGGCGACGCCTACGTCGACCGCATCAACGCGCTGCCCAAGTACGTCGCGTCCCAGACCTTGAAGGGCGAGCAGTCCTGGAACGGCACCGTCATCGACGGTGACCTGGCCGATGGCGTCGCCGCGCTGAAGGAGCAGCCCGGCGAGAACATCCTGAAGTTCGGCACCGGCTCGTCGGACAAGACGCTGCTGGAGAACAAGCTCGTCGATGAGTACCACTTCTGGGTCCATCCGGTGATCGCCGGCGGCGACGACGAGCGACTGGGCGACGGGTTCGACGTCAGCCACCTGAAGCTGGTCGACCAGAAGCCGTTCCCGTCGGGCATCGTCGTCCTGGTCTACGCCCCGAAGTGA
- a CDS encoding TetR/AcrR family transcriptional regulator, with product MAKETLRERKQQRTRESIIDAAHALFAERGFDHVTVTDIAERAEVGRSTFFRYFGDKQEVVFGDDGDVDALVAAAAAAPADPPGTLAEALVQVRALVVPFVESVTAHPERYTAHERLVEQHPELRARSLTKQRRYADAITQILTRRGADRATATLAAELGMACYFAARTVVDDDPRRLPGAVAVAFDRLADLDP from the coding sequence GTGGCCAAGGAAACCCTGCGCGAGCGCAAACAGCAGCGCACCAGGGAGTCCATCATCGACGCGGCCCACGCCCTGTTCGCCGAGCGCGGCTTCGACCACGTCACCGTCACCGACATCGCGGAGCGGGCCGAGGTGGGCCGCAGCACGTTCTTCCGCTACTTCGGCGACAAACAGGAGGTCGTGTTCGGCGACGACGGCGACGTCGACGCCCTTGTGGCGGCGGCCGCGGCGGCGCCGGCAGACCCGCCCGGCACGCTGGCCGAGGCACTGGTGCAGGTGCGCGCCCTGGTGGTGCCGTTCGTCGAGTCCGTCACCGCCCACCCCGAGCGCTACACCGCGCACGAGCGGCTGGTCGAACAGCACCCCGAGCTCCGCGCCCGCAGCCTGACCAAACAGCGCCGCTACGCCGACGCCATCACCCAGATCCTGACCCGCCGCGGCGCGGACCGGGCGACCGCGACACTCGCCGCGGAACTGGGGATGGCCTGCTACTTCGCCGCTCGCACCGTGGTCGACGACGACCCACGGCGGCTGCCGGGCGCCGTCGCCGTGGCATTCGACCGGCTAGCCGACCTCGACCCATGA
- a CDS encoding glucose 1-dehydrogenase: MYALTVLPNTADSVQVTELPDPIPGAGDLLVDGLAVGICGTDAEIIAGTFGTAPPGHDRLVIGHESLGRVRQAPDGSGFAPGDLVAGVVRRPDPVPCGACAHGEFDMCRNGRYTEHGIKGLHGFASEAWCVEADYAIRLDPRLEPVGMLLEPASVVAKAWEQIDRIGARSWFEPSSVLVTGAGPIGLLAALLGVQRGLDVHVLDLMDHGPKPDAVAALGATYHHDGVAAAAAGAPPDIVIEATGAPALVYEAIDHTAKCGIVCLTGVYGPSRPAAAAYREMVMENDVLFGSVNANLRHWSAAADALAAADPDWLGRLVTRRVPLAEAPGALDPGDDDIKVVVTLE, translated from the coding sequence ATGTATGCCCTGACCGTCCTTCCGAACACCGCGGACTCGGTCCAGGTCACCGAGCTGCCCGATCCGATCCCTGGAGCCGGTGACCTGCTGGTCGACGGCCTGGCGGTCGGCATCTGCGGCACCGATGCCGAGATCATCGCCGGCACGTTCGGCACCGCGCCGCCCGGGCACGACCGGCTGGTCATCGGGCACGAGTCGCTCGGCCGGGTGCGGCAGGCGCCCGACGGCAGCGGGTTCGCCCCGGGCGACCTCGTGGCCGGTGTGGTCCGCAGGCCCGACCCGGTTCCGTGCGGCGCCTGCGCGCACGGAGAGTTCGACATGTGCCGCAACGGCCGCTACACCGAACACGGCATCAAGGGCCTGCACGGTTTCGCGAGCGAGGCGTGGTGCGTCGAAGCGGACTACGCGATCCGCCTCGACCCGCGCCTGGAGCCGGTGGGCATGCTCCTCGAGCCGGCCAGCGTGGTGGCCAAGGCGTGGGAGCAGATCGACCGGATCGGGGCGCGGTCCTGGTTCGAGCCGAGTTCCGTGCTGGTCACCGGTGCCGGTCCGATCGGCCTGTTGGCCGCCCTGCTCGGCGTGCAGCGCGGACTCGACGTCCACGTGCTCGACCTTATGGATCACGGGCCGAAACCCGACGCCGTCGCCGCCCTCGGAGCGACGTATCACCACGACGGCGTGGCCGCCGCGGCAGCCGGTGCGCCACCGGACATCGTCATCGAGGCGACGGGCGCGCCGGCGCTCGTGTACGAGGCCATCGACCACACCGCGAAGTGCGGCATCGTCTGTCTCACCGGCGTGTACGGGCCATCGCGCCCGGCCGCGGCCGCCTACCGCGAGATGGTGATGGAGAACGACGTCCTGTTCGGCTCCGTCAACGCGAACCTGCGGCACTGGTCGGCGGCGGCCGACGCATTGGCCGCGGCCGACCCGGACTGGCTCGGCCGCCTCGTGACCCGCCGGGTGCCGCTGGCCGAAGCACCGGGAGCCCTGGACCCGGGTGACGACGACATCAAGGTCGTGGTCACACTCGAGTAA
- a CDS encoding DUF1801 domain-containing protein: protein MTEVTSIDAWLDKLPEDRRQEATALADQVRASRPGLDEAVKWGRLTFTADDNWHHWLCAVAATKRAVNLTFHKGVLLDDPAGLLEGSGQYIRTVPYARATAEPDAVAALITQAVSRQTEMLDEKD, encoded by the coding sequence ATGACCGAAGTGACCAGCATCGATGCATGGCTCGACAAGCTGCCTGAGGATCGGCGGCAGGAGGCGACGGCCCTGGCCGACCAGGTACGTGCCAGCCGTCCCGGGCTGGACGAGGCGGTCAAGTGGGGCCGGCTCACCTTCACCGCCGACGACAACTGGCACCACTGGCTGTGCGCGGTGGCGGCGACGAAGCGGGCGGTCAACCTGACCTTCCACAAGGGCGTGCTGCTGGACGACCCGGCCGGACTGCTGGAGGGCTCCGGCCAGTACATCCGCACCGTCCCGTACGCCCGCGCCACGGCCGAGCCCGACGCCGTCGCCGCCCTGATCACGCAGGCCGTCAGCCGGCAGACCGAGATGCTCGACGAAAAGGATTGA